Within Lytechinus pictus isolate F3 Inbred chromosome 7, Lp3.0, whole genome shotgun sequence, the genomic segment CCCTCCCCATCTTTATACCATGAAGTTTCATCACCATTCACACACCAAATTTCATTATTCAAGGGCACATTTCTTATTGTCCGAGACGACTGTGACAGCCTTTGGCTTAAGACTGTGAAAGTAATTGTTGCGTGAATTGCCTCTGGCCTCTCAGACTCAACCCCTACATCTAAGAAACAAAACTAAGTACTGCCAGTGCTCGTCTTGTAAGTTTTTTTctccaatttattatttttaccaaGGTCCATACAAGCGTAACAGAAAAGGTGATCGCTCAAATCATTCCAAAcagaagaaagaagaggaaggatGTCTGGAGAATGTAGAGCTTACACCAACCCTCCTAGCCTTTAAGTGAGTTTTCTCATTTCTTGATTATCAGATAAAAATTGCATTATAGATATAAATGGGAATAATGCTAGTCAATTTAGCATTACTAGGACCCATCCACCTTTTtcagtatttctttttatttcattttagcaCTCTGTAAGTgttaaaatatatcatcattcACAAACAGCTGGGTTTTTCTTGTTACAGCATGAGTCAAATTAGTTATTTGAATCAATGATATGAGAGGTTAAAGATGAACCATAAATTGAGCTTCTTTGAATGCTTCATTCCATTTTGTGACTTAACATACTTATGTTGGGACTGAATCAATtggtatatgaaatatttattattattacttttttttcaccaaGGTCACTGTTTTTTCAATATCTTACAatctgttattatttttttccagagAATACCAGTCTGAGCTTGATCTTAAGCACGACAAGTATGAGAGACTGGTGAAAGTCAGCAGAGATATTACAATTGAGAGCAAGAGGATTATATTCCTGCTTCACCGCATAGATGGGTAagactttaatattttttagcatTTCTACTTGAatgtttctctcattttcagcatttctcagttcatttattcatttctaaaaaatTCAATGAGTacagatatatatacataaaaaaatacacttCGAATATATAGAtcagtattttaaaaatgtaaacatgcaaaaaaactacttaaaataaatacaattatattCGTGTATAATTAGGCCTGTGTACAGTAATAATATGAGAAACGAAAAGGAGGACTTAAGATAAAGCCAATAGTGGCCTTGTGAGTTAAAGTCTCCTAAGAATaataaatgctaatttggaGGCTACTTGGTATATACAATAATCAAAGcatatttattatatgaattcgACATTCTGGTGGACTCCTTTTGATGTTTGCTCTGTGATTACCaataaatttgttttcaatGATTTGAGTATAACGAATTGTAATACTAAAAAGAAATTATCTTTTGTCCACTTGACATGCTGCCaattttgcttgtaaaaataatgattattaagacaaaaacttatatttgttgctaaaatattattttccatgcCTTTAGAAGTCATTTCCCAATATACAGTCACAGTGTACTAATAATTTGCTTTCTTGATTGTGATAAATTCACTTTTTTAACTAGTAATATCTTAATTTTACTGTTGTGCCCTTGTGTTTAATTGATTGATATTATTACACCTCATTACAGAGACAGTGACAAGGTTCTTACTGAAGCAGAGACAAGGTTAAAGTCATTGGAAGATACACTCATCTCTAAGGTTGCTTCTGAACTCAAGGTACATTTTATGTTTCCGATGTTGACTGGGGAGAAATGATAGATATGTGTATCACTCACCTTATACCCCTTCATGCAGCTCTTTTATTCTGGTAGGCACTTGTGGAATACATGATGGATGTTGAAATACTATTCAGCTGTCTGAAGAGGGATcttatttctgtttgttttgttCTGATATTTGTGCCCATTTGATATGTAGAAATAATAAATTCAAGTattcttatttcttattttcacatccacattTTCTCCCTTTTAGGGTGAAGACTTGCATCAGTTTATCAGAGCGTTTTCACCAGGACTTCAAGAGTATATTGAGGCTGTTTCATTCTATCTCTTCATCAAAAATGGAAGACTTCTATCACTTGATGAAATTGCTACAAGACTCACATTTTCTCTGAAAGATGACATCAAGCAGGTTGAAAATGAGGTTAGTCGAAGCTTGGTTTTGTTCTTGTTACtggttcatttttttcattctttaaaagtCTATGATAATCACAACTAGAATAAAAActagaaattaaataaaattagtGGGTATGATAGTCTGAACGTATAAAGGAATTGGTGATACCCATCTGATATAGGtgtaatacaattttttttctctcttgaaGTAGACTCTATACCCATCCAGGGTATAAAGTAACCTTCAATCATAATGTGACGACATCCAGTGGTCTAAAGTTCTGTAAAAATGGTGTTCAGAGTTACTTATACAATTCTATGACCCAGCATGAGCTAAAATACTTCTTTCATGTTATTCAtgtatgatttgtatattttgatttttaaatgattgaataaaattaattgcattgaattgaattgaaattgtctTTTTGTTGATATTATGGGTCTGTCTTACAAAAAATTTGCTATTTGAAGTCAAACTCAAATCAAGATTGatttcaaaatgtatattttgggaaattgggaaaaaaggttttgtaaaatgaaattctCTGTAGTTTGCATATAATGTCAATGTACTGATATTGTTAATTGTACAGGAAGCAGAGAAAGCTGATGGAGTAACGGGTCAACCAGAAGCCAGTGATCCCACAGAGATTCAAGATCCATTAATGGAATCAAAATGTGGTAGTGACCAAAGGACATTGTCTCTGAAACTTCCACCTCTTGAATACATGCTTGGACTGGCAGATTTCACAGGGGAACTCATGCGCATGTGTATAAACATTATCGGTAGCGGAGACCTAGAGAGACCCTTTCAGTTAGTTGATTTCATGAGGAACATCAACAGAGGATTCCAGCAACTTGGTAATGTAGCAGGGCGCGAGATGGTGCGCAAGTCATCGGTCATGAGACAGAGCTTGAAGAAAATGGAGGATGCCTGCTATGTAATCAAAGTCAGGGGATCTGAGATTCCCAAGCACATGCTGAAGGATGTTGCTTTCAGCACAGACTTTTCTACAAGAGATGATGACTATGGTCAAGAAATGATGGACTGATTTAGTTTGTCTGGTTCAAGTTTGAGAATCTTAATAATAAAGGCTTACTTCAAAGGGATCCCATATTCCAAAACAAACACTGAAGGACGCTGATTTAGCACAGGCTTCTTACAAGAAATGATGACTGTGTTCAAGATATAGTTTTAGATATTTTCATTTGTGTCATTGATGATATCAAGTTTCAGTAACTCCTTAGTAAACTTATAAAACATATTAACATTTATGATTACTGATAATTTAATGTCATAATTGATTATACATGGTGGTCATTGCATTCAAAATTTGTTCTAAAATCAtatgctaagctttgtgatcGATCTCTTATAATACAAGGCACATGTCTAAGTATATATATGAACAGTGAAAACTGTGAGATGATCTGTGATCATGAAAACTAAACACACGGGTGAATCATAAACTTTTATACTGAGTTGCCAATGATTAATATCTTTTCTTGGATTTCAACATCATACCACATTCACACCGATTAATCCGACTCCAGACAAACCAAATCTATAACCTTACTTCCAGTGACAACCATCGTTTGGATTGTTTATTTGATCCAATACCATAAATATACATAGCAGCCTttccaaaggaaaaaaaaaagaaaaatgggttgtatttatgtatgttgtatcattttcacaaagaattagAGCCAGGGAAAGTAAGATTCATGAAACTTCTTATTATGTGGATGGACAATATACATTTTTGTTTCAAGATAAGCACCTGAATTATTATTCAACTCACCATGCCAGCTGAATgcttaaacaaaattaaaacaaacaaaaaaacgaATCATGATTTCAAGGCGTGGAGGTGGGCTCATCTGACTAAAACTTACTTTTACATTAAATTTTTAATGATCATGTATCATACTCAAAGTCAAAAATTGACATTTGACAACACTGGGTATTTAGTATCTTGTCATCATGCATATGAATTCTGATTATCTTTAATAACTGTTTccaatttacatttatttttcaagtcTTGCCTTTGTTATTTGAAGATGTCAATATCTACAAATTATTGAActttttcagaatattgaatgAAGGCTTATTAAAAGAAAGTTTTCATAGTTCATTCTGGCTGTAATGGTCATTCCTCTTTTGCATCTTAAATTGTGAATAGTTCCTGTGTTATGATGAAATGGCAATGTAAATTGTCTTTTTAAACTGTGTTGCTCAAAGTTTTAAATGCAGTTTTAATTAAAATGTAAGTTCTTATAAGGAATCAGTTCATGTTgtaagaaagatttttttttcagaaatgggcaagaaaattaaaatcagAGAAATTTGAGTTACcgttatctatttattcat encodes:
- the LOC129264989 gene encoding translin-associated protein X-like, with translation MADFETKGWNRDGKRDRGPYKRNRKGDRSNHSKQKKEEEGCLENVELTPTLLAFKEYQSELDLKHDKYERLVKVSRDITIESKRIIFLLHRIDGDSDKVLTEAETRLKSLEDTLISKVASELKGEDLHQFIRAFSPGLQEYIEAVSFYLFIKNGRLLSLDEIATRLTFSLKDDIKQVENEEAEKADGVTGQPEASDPTEIQDPLMESKCGSDQRTLSLKLPPLEYMLGLADFTGELMRMCINIIGSGDLERPFQLVDFMRNINRGFQQLGNVAGREMVRKSSVMRQSLKKMEDACYVIKVRGSEIPKHMLKDVAFSTDFSTRDDDYGQEMMD